One window from the genome of Garra rufa chromosome 1, GarRuf1.0, whole genome shotgun sequence encodes:
- the LOC141325464 gene encoding inactive serine/threonine-protein kinase 19-like isoform X1, with protein sequence MNRKRALIADTFCLTKKRRCATDSVTGESQDGAADIQSSLQYLMSLFSRKLFNDSLPPVVLKHQLYSLHNDKTAVDKQVNELREKGELLMFQLGFDSEAFALVFAEDYRAKVLQGEAGRETLGTVEKFLGKLIPSCSDLSFNKEKMLKELLFTDSEITQLVKSGVLTVRDAGSWWLSIPNSGKFIKYFIKAKLFSAWLGKPNTVKSSRLNWRDAAQLHRSNSR encoded by the exons ATGAACAGAAAAAGAGCCCTGATAGCAGACACCTTCTGTTTAACGAAAAAACGCAGATGTGCAACTGACAGTGTTACAGGAGAGAGTCAAG ATGGAGCAGCTGATATTCAGTCAAGCTTGCAGTACCTAATGTCACTGTTTTCACGCAAGCTCTTCAATGACAGTCTCCCACCAGTGGTCTTAAAACACCAGCTCTACAGTTTACACAATGACAAAACCGCAGTGGACAAGCAGGTG AATGAGTTGAGGGAAAAAGGCGAGCTGTTGATGTTCCAGCTGGGGTTCGACTCTGAGGCCTTCGCTTTGGTGTTTGCTGAAGACTACAGAGCCAAAGTCTTGCAAGGGGAAGCTGGAAGAGAAACTCTGGGAACTGTAGAGAAGTTTCTGGGCAAACTAATTCCCAGCTGCTCCGATTTGAGTTTCAACAAAGAAAAAATGCTTAAAGAGTTGCTCTTTACAGACTCTGAGATAAC GCAGCTGGTGAAATCAGGCGTCCTTACAGTGAGGGATGCAGGCAGCTGGTGGCTTTCAATCCCAAACTCTGGCAAATTCATTAAGTATTTCATTAAGG CAAAGCTGTTCTCGGCATGGTTAGGAAAGCCAAATACGGTGAAATCCTCAAGACTGAATTGGAGGGACGCCGCACAACTGCACAGGTCAAATTCCAGATGA
- the LOC141325464 gene encoding inactive serine/threonine-protein kinase 19-like isoform X2 produces the protein MNRKRALIADTFCLTKKRRCATDSVTGESQDGAADIQSSLQYLMSLFSRKLFNDSLPPVVLKHQLYSLHNDKTAVDKQVNELREKGELLMFQLGFDSEAFALVFAEDYRAKVLQGEAGRETLGTVEKFLGKLIPSCSDLSFNKEKMLKELLFTDSEITQLVKSGVLTVRDAGSWWLSIPNSGKFIKYFIKGSKAVLGMVRKAKYGEILKTELEGRRTTAQVKFQMKYHIHDIIGAELVECIQTTSGTLLRYVDGNGN, from the exons ATGAACAGAAAAAGAGCCCTGATAGCAGACACCTTCTGTTTAACGAAAAAACGCAGATGTGCAACTGACAGTGTTACAGGAGAGAGTCAAG ATGGAGCAGCTGATATTCAGTCAAGCTTGCAGTACCTAATGTCACTGTTTTCACGCAAGCTCTTCAATGACAGTCTCCCACCAGTGGTCTTAAAACACCAGCTCTACAGTTTACACAATGACAAAACCGCAGTGGACAAGCAGGTG AATGAGTTGAGGGAAAAAGGCGAGCTGTTGATGTTCCAGCTGGGGTTCGACTCTGAGGCCTTCGCTTTGGTGTTTGCTGAAGACTACAGAGCCAAAGTCTTGCAAGGGGAAGCTGGAAGAGAAACTCTGGGAACTGTAGAGAAGTTTCTGGGCAAACTAATTCCCAGCTGCTCCGATTTGAGTTTCAACAAAGAAAAAATGCTTAAAGAGTTGCTCTTTACAGACTCTGAGATAAC GCAGCTGGTGAAATCAGGCGTCCTTACAGTGAGGGATGCAGGCAGCTGGTGGCTTTCAATCCCAAACTCTGGCAAATTCATTAAGTATTTCATTAAGGGTAG CAAAGCTGTTCTCGGCATGGTTAGGAAAGCCAAATACGGTGAAATCCTCAAGACTGAATTGGAGGGACGCCGCACAACTGCACAGGTCAAATTCCAGATGAAGTATCACATTCACGATATAATTGGAGCAGAGTTAGTAGAATG CATACAGACAACATCAGGGACATTATTACGATACGTGGATGGAAACGGCAACTAA